The Helianthus annuus cultivar XRQ/B chromosome 15, HanXRQr2.0-SUNRISE, whole genome shotgun sequence genomic sequence TGGGTGCCTGACTCATGTTCGGACAACTCTTTATGGACAACTTTCTCAATAATGGAAATATACTTCTGTTGTCGTCGTCGATACCACACCAGCCTTCCAGAACTGGGAAATCTTTGAGCTGCAACTCTTGTAATGATGGGAATGCCACAATGCTATTTTCACCATAAAACTCTAGGCCAATTTTTTCAACCTTATTCATTCCTTCCATTCTGAGTGTCTTCAAACGAGAAGATGACCTAATGTAGGCAGGCAGGCACAAAATCTCTCCGCAGTTTATCAGCTCAATAGTAGACAACTTCGCAAGCAACCATTTAGAAAATGTCCTAGGAAATGCAAATCCTGGGTAGCCTAACACATGCAGACTCTTGACGTTTTCGTGTGGTTTGAGGCAGGAAAGAACCTCTTCAGCTAGCTTACCATCCATGGCCCTTATTGAGTTTGGTTCTGAAGGTTGGGGCTCGACATCTTTCTTTCCCATATGCAACCAGGAGAGACTGCCTTTTGAAGTAGGATTCATAATGAGATTACTGTCAGCATTACCCCAACACAAACCTAATGATGTGAGATGCCTTTTCTTCCATATGTTGGCTTCCTTTGCTTCTTCTGTCGTATGTACATTCTCCAAATGTTTGATTTTTAGCTCTCCTCTAAGGTTTAGAGGACCTAGTACCCCCAGGTTATTCAAACGAGACACTATGTACatcggtaacgtctgaagttgaAGTAACTCCTCAATTCCATTAGGCATATGAGCCAGTCTATCACATCCTGATATGTTTAAGTGCCTCAGATTTTTCATATTATGCAATTCAGGCAACAGGTAGAGATTGTAGCAGCCCGATAGGTTGATGATAGTCAGCAACGAGCGCAGGAGGTTGATACGAATGGGTAAACACTTGATACCCGAATAAGACTGGTCAAGATACTTTAAACACCGAAGATCACCCAGGGATTCAGGCAGCTGTATGTTGCAATAACTCACAGTCAGCACATGTAAGTATGTAAAGCTGGTTTGGACAATCGTCAGCCAAACCCTTGAGGTAATAAGAGGAAACCTGGTTTGGATCAATAATCATAGCTACTTTCTCACTGCGTGTGGTCACAAGAATCTTGCTTCCATTCGCACCACCTTGGAACAACGGCCTTAGGGGAcaaggggtggttcactagtgatagaatttatcactcacaagcaccaatcaagtttcgccatgtcattgagcatttttccatcactcacaaccatttttagtgggggtggtcatcactcaccaccacacccaacaattccccccaaccaacaaatacccTCACAAAAATAAACCATAACGCGTTAAATACATCACGAAATCGGGGTTTGCGTTATAAAATAACGCGTTGAAGAAGAACCGGCGGCGGCCCATCACGCGTTGATTTATATTTCCGTTATAGAATAACGGAGTGCCCCGGGTTACCTTAGTTTATCCCACTTTTCTTCATCCTCATTCCAAACATCATCAAATACAATAAGAAACCTCTTATTGTGTAAGATATGCCAAAACTTGGACTGGATTACATCCATCTCTGATCTTCTCCACATCAAAAGTTTGAGAAACAAAAAGCCACAATCTCAAATCAAAGTGTTTAACCACCTTATCATCGAAATATGCCAACTGGGCAAGAGTAGTCTTACCCATGCCTCCAATGCCAACTATAGAAACTGCTGGAAGGAAGGTTTCCTTCCACATCAACATTTAATAGCAACTCTACAATCCTTTCCTTATCCTTGCCCCTTCCAAATACTTCAGATTCAACAACAAAAGATCCAGTAGCCGGTTCTTCATCCAAAACCACGTTAGCACCATGAACAGCTTCTTTCAGATTCAGGTTCTGTAACTTTGCCGTCTCTAAAACTTGTAGAACCTTTCTGACTTTCTCTGTGCTTGCAGATATGGATCTGAGTGACAACCATTTCTTAGGCATGTCGTATTTTTCTTCCAGTAGCAGATAGGGGTGTGCTTTGTTTGTGAAGTCTTCAAGAAAGTCAACTGCTTGGTCAACTGTATCTTTGAGCTGCGAAATCCATATTCTAACAACTTTGTCGGTAACTTGTCGCCTTTCAGCATTTTCGACAACAGCTTGGATCATGGGGAGGATCTGTTCTATCCTCATAAGGCCACATTTTTGACCAAGTGTTTGAAGCAGAGGAGAAGCCAGCTTTTCAAAGATCACCTGCAGAAGTGGAGGTAATACCAATTCTGCCATAGTTTTGTTTCTTACTTTATTGATGGAATCAGAACAACTGGCACCACAGCAGAAGTTTAATGCAGTCTTCTTCTCCCAATtgtaattaaaataaataaattccaATATACAATTTAAAATAAGTTATTGACTTCTTTTTTCAAGAAAGGCAACTTCCGGAAACAATTAATTATTATGTGGACTTTTCAGTTTACTTTTTAGAGTcaaatgccattttagttcatGTACCTTAggctattttgccagtttagtccaaatgttttatTTTGTAGAAAAAATGatcgaattggccttctcgttaacagaaaaaatggatgaagttaacccagtggactaaaatggcaacggtgaaacctttttggacccacagctgaaaaataaaacctttggactaaactttcaaaatgacccaaaccacagagactaaaatgacatttaactctactTTTTATTTGGCAAACCAGTAAGGAGCTAGCAgccttagaccacccgtagtggggcgtgatttaaaaaaaaaattgaaaaataacgccccaaaacgcccccactaccattacatagggcgttattttcttttttttttttttgaaaaaaaaggtgctccggcgttttaattaaaacgctcaAAACTTGTTTGCTTTACCTGACATGTTTGACTAAGGGGGCATTTACTTGCTTTTCTTTTTGAGAAGTGTATGTATCTGACATTATTTTGACAAGTGTAAAAGTATCTTTTTTTTAATCctttttaatgattggaaggggcgttattggaataatgcccTACTACACCACTTTTTGCTAtgatgccccatgctgactgggataacacgtgtcggataatgccccatgatgggggcattataagttgttaccactacacatggtttAACAAGGGAATATGGGATGTGTCacccatggggcattatccgacacgtgtcaCCCATATTCCCttgttagaccatgtgtagtggtaacaaCTTATAAGACCGtgtgtagtggggcgtgatttataaattttttcaaaaaaaacgccctATAACGCCCCGGTAACCACTACACCCGGCGTTACCGGGCGTTATTTTTCCAAAAAATTGAATCAGGCGTGATTATTAAAACGCCATTTTGCATTGTTGGAGCTTTGACTTATGTTTGACCCACCAATGAGaaatcactttgttttttttttttttttttttaaggattgaaaggggcattatttgggcattattcccactacgccacttttgctaatgcccccttgctgactaggacgccacgtgtcggataatgccccatggtgggggcattataaggtgttaccactacacatggtctaattcccccaccatggggcattatccgacacgtgtcatcccagtcagcatggggcattatagcaaaaagtggtgtagtggagcattattccaataacgccccttccaatcattaaaaagGATAAAAAAAGATACTTTTACACTTGTCAAAATAATGTCAGATACATACACTTGTCAAAAAGAAAAGCAAGTAAATGCCCCCTTAGTCAAACATATCAGGTAAAGCAAACAAGTTTtgagcgttttaattaaaacgccggagcacctttttttcaaaaaaaatagaaaataacgccctatgtaatggtagtgggggcgttttggggcgttatttttcaattttttttaaaagtcacgccccactacgggtggtcttatttCTTGTTTGGATTCTTTGGCAGACAATACATGTGACTTCACCACCAAGTTGGGTAAATCAAATGCTTTATTTGGCAAGACTAAAATGACTATTTTCAAATTGTTAATGGACAGTACGGAATAATAGGCTCTAGTAGTAACAGGGCTGTTCACGAGTTAAACCGAGCGGATCTTTGCTCGTACTTGGCTTATTTACAAACCGAACAgagcggagcggctcatttaaaaccaatgctcaaatcaagcgagcattttccgagcagtAAATATTCCAAGCAAGCGTCGAGCGAAGTTCAagcgatttggacaaccgtgccgcccgatttaaatttgctgagagagaTGGTGACAATGTTAGGTCTTaggtttttatgtctttaaaaacagacacatttcatggcataatatttttcttatgaataacaatgttgtggcggacgaggcgatgatcatattgcacgaacaatgACGTTAAGACTAGGAgacgatcgacttagggtaacgacatTAAACATTGAGGCGATGAGTAGACTGTGGTTTATCGGTTTAGGGTTTAACGTTTAGActtgatattaattttttttattgtcgTGATTGGGCTAGTATGTATAGATATAGCTGTAAATTTGTACATAGttgaccaaaatctaatagagtgataaatataaaactataaattaatttatatttaagatatatgtatgtgtaatgtatgtatatatataggtgtgtgtgtatatatatgtatgtgtatatgtattaGTATATACTAGTTGTTTACCTGCGCGATACGGTGGGAAACATATCTGTTAAGTTGATGAGTTTAGGGCTATGCACGGGGATGTTCGGTTTGAgtcataaccaaaaccaaattcgcgaTGCAACGAAAAACACAACACTAATTCTAAGGATGTGCATAATGGCCACACAATGAAGCAATCTTTTTTatgtatataatataaatatGCTGACAAGTATACCCACCATAACACCATTTCAATTTTAAGTTTATCTCCCAACTCATTACAACTCTATAAATTAAATGTATAAAGCGAGCTCTCTGTTTCAAGTCTATTCTCTAATCTCTAATCTATCACTTATAAGAAGGCCAATGTGTATTCTAGCTAGGGCtataaatgaaccgaacgaacacgaacaaggtcatgttcgtgttcgttcgttaaggaaattaacatgttcgcgaactgttcacgaacgcataccgaacataagtttatgttcgtgttcgttcgttaaggaaattcaattgttcacgaacagttcgtgaacactcttcccgaacacaaacgaacgcaagcaaataaaaatgaacgcaaacgaacatttaacttgaaaaaaaaatgaatacattgttatccttaaacatttgATATaggtagttaaatacaaccattaAATGATAAATcgaaacacaagaagtctaccaCACCACCAAACGATAAataaagtttaactaacttagaaataattatccccaaaaatgtcttagaatgtccaaattttagctatcttagaaaaatagggttttaagttttcaatatgtttagataaaaggtttattatttattattttttaatataattaaacgaacatattaccaaacgttcacgaacgcagtcgaacgaacgagacctgtgttcgtgttcgttcgctaagctaaccgaacgaaatttttgttcgtgttcgttcgttaagctaattgaacaaacataaacgaacttccggccgaacggttcacaaacagttcgctgaacgttcgattcgtttacagccctaattagCTCCAACAATCATTTAGCAATAGCTCGACAATTAGAAACAACCTACAAGAGCACCATTTTCCCATTAATTAGTAGAAGTTG encodes the following:
- the LOC110912320 gene encoding putative disease resistance protein RGA1, which gives rise to MAELVLPPLLQVIFEKLASPLLQTLGQKCGLMRIEQILPMIQAVVENAERRQVTDKVVRIWISQLKDTVDQAVDFLEDFTNKAHPYLLLEEKYDMPKKWLSLRSISASTEKVRKVLQVLETAKLQNLNLKEAVHGANVVLDEEPATGSFVVESEVFGRGKDKERIVELLLNVDVEGNLPSSSFYSWHWRHGSEMDVIQSKFWHILHNKRFLIVFDDVWNEDEEKWDKLRPLFQGGANGSKILVTTRSEKVAMIIDPNQLPESLGDLRCLKYLDQSYSGIKCLPIRINLLRSLLTIINLSGCYNLYLLPELHNMKNLRHLNISGCDRLAHMPNGIEELLQLQTLPMYIVSRLNNLGVLGPLNLRGELKIKHLENVHTTEEAKEANIWKKRHLTSLGLCWGNADSNLIMNPTSKGSLSWLHMGKKDVEPQPSEPNSIRAMDGKLAEEVLSCLKPHENVKSLHVLGYPGFAFPRTFSKWLLAKLSTIELINCGEILCLPAYIRSSSRLKTLRMEGMNKVEKIGLEFYGENSIVAFPSLQELQLKDFPVLEGWCGIDDDNRSIFPLLRKLSIKSCPNMSQAPIFLSLQHLSLHSCSPRILDPASKSTSLLTLVIQDFAELLSLPEKLFENNSLLASIDIISCPNLQSLPMEFQNLNSLQALTIRWCQRLSYLPKGFHKLTALKSLEITECHSISTLGEEIGGLKSLKTLSIENCSSLGFISLGLQHLTSLEHLTIMYCSNLASLPDGFQNLNALKRLTLINCPELQLLPESLKFANQLQSLQLHSCSKLGSLPEWFDNF